The following is a genomic window from Thioclava electrotropha.
CGGCACTGGTCTCGGGTCGGCGGCTCGTGGCATGGGTAGGGCGTTCCGCAGGAGTTTTTCATGCCGCCCGATTCCCTCGCCGAGACCCAGCAACCGATTTCGCAGCCCGCCCGACTGTCTCAGGGGCGCGCGCTCGACCCCCGTGGGCTGGCCTTCGCCGAGGCGCCGGGCGCGCACGAGCGGGCGGCCCATCTGCGGGGCGATGCAGAGCGGCTCGCGGAGCTGCGCGCAGGCGAGGCTGCGCGGGTGATCGCGCTTTGGCGCGGGCGTCCGCTGTTCGGGCCCGAAGGGCTGCACCTTCTGCGCGCGGGCGAAGCGGCGCTAGAGGCGATGCCGGGACCGGAGATTTTCCTTGGCTGTCACGGCGGGCTTGCGCTGTTTTCCCGCGATGTGTCGGCGTTCGAGCCTGATGGCGAACAACCCGATGGAGCCGCCTTCTTCGACGCCTCCGAGCAGCGCCATCCCGATCTGCCCGACGATATCGTCTTCGCCGAGCTGCGCGGCCGAATGGGGTTTCTCAGCCCGGTTGAGGCGGAGATCGCCGCCACCGCGCGCGGGCTCGTGGAATGGCACCGGACCCATCGCTTCTGCTCCACCTGCGGCGCCGAGAGCGAGCCCGAACAGGCGGGCTGGCATCGACGCTGCCCGGTCTGCGAGCGGCACCATTTCCCGCGCACCGATCCGGTGGTGATCATGTTGATCACCCATGGCAACCAACTCTTGCTGGGGCGCGGCCCGCATTGGCCCGAGACGATGTATTCCTGCCTTGCGGGGTTCATGGAGCCGGGTGAGACGGTCGAGGCTGCCGTGCGCCGCGAGGTCTTCGAGGAAAGCGGCGTCGAAGTGGGCGAGGTCTCTCTCGTGGCGTCGCAACCCTGGCCGTTTCCGGCTTCGTTGATGTTGGGCTGTCGCGGGGTGGCGACGACCACCGAGATCACCATCGACCCGGTCGAGATCGCCGATGCGCGCTGGATCAGCCGTGAGCGGCTGCTGCAGGTGGTGGCGGGGCGCGATCCTGAGATATCTGCGCCACGCCAAGGCGCGATTGCCGGTTGGCTCATGCGCGAGTGGCTTGCAGATCGGCTGGAATGAGGCCAGTTTGCCCCGCACGGTGCGCCACTCCCCGGCCTCCGATCTGCCCTGAGGAACTCGCCTAATGAAATTGTCGACCCGCACCGATATATCTGCCCCCGCCGGTTTCGTCTTCGAGCGGCTCGCGGATTTCGGCAGCTTCGAGCGTGTGGCGATGCGGCGCGGGATCACGCTGAAACGGCTCGACACGCTGAGCGAACCCGGCGCGGGCATGTCCTGGGATATCGGCTTTCGCTTTCGTGGCAAGCAGCGCCAGATGATCACCGATGTGAAGCATTTCGAGGTGCCGGAACTGATCATCTACGAGGGCGTGTCGAACAGTTTCGAGGCGGTGATGGATTTCGATCTGACCGATCTGTCGAAGACGCGCACGCGGTTGTTGGTGGGGTTGGACCTGAGGCCGCGCAGCCTCGGCGCGCGGCTGATGATCCAGTCGGCTAAGCTCGGCAAGGGCAATCTGGAACGCCGCTTCAAGGAGCGGATCGACCAGTTCGCGCAGGATATCGAGCGTCAGCACGAGAAAACCGCCTGACGCCCTGATCCTTAGCCGTCGCGTTCGGGGGCGGCCGGATAGACGCCCAGAATTTCCAGATAGCTGGTGAAGTAGTCGAGTTCTTCGAGCGCACGCGCCAGCGCCGGATCGTCCGGGTGACCTTCGACATCGGCATAGAACTGCGTCGCGGTGAAATGCCCGCCGACCATGTAGCTTTCCAGCTTGGTCATGTTCACGCCGTTGGTCGCGAAGCCGCCCATCGCCTTGTAGAGCGCGGCGGGAATGTTGCGGACCCGGAAGACGAAGGTGGTCATCATCTTCTCGCCGCGCGGGCGGGTATCGGGCTCGGTGCCCATGATGAGGAAGCGCGTGGTGTTATGCGCGTGATCCTCGATATGGCGCGCGAGGATGTTGAGGCCATAGGTCTCGGCGGCCATGTCGGAGGCCAACACGCCGACGCTCCGGGTCTGCGTCTGCACGAGTTCGGCAGCGGCACCCGCGCTGTCGGCGGCCGCCTCGCCACGGATGCCGTAGCGCGCGAGGAAGCTCGCCGCCTGCGGCAGAAGCACCAGATGCGCGCGGACCTTTTCCAGCTCCTCGATCTCGACGCCGGGCAGGGCCATCAGACTGATATGCACACGCACGAAGGCCTCATCGAGAATATGCAGCCCCGATTCCGGCAACAGGCGGTGAATGTCGGCCACTCGCCCGTAGGTGGAGTTCTCCACCGGCAGCATCGCGAGATCGGCATCGCCTTTCTTCACAGCGGCGATCACGTCCTCGAAGGTGCGGCAGGGGACCGGCTCGAGGTCCGGGCGTGCATCGCGGCAGGCCTGATGCGAATAGGCGCCCAGCTCGCCCTGAAAGGCGATCCGACCGGTTTTCGGCGATTGTCCTTGGCGGCTCATGTGCAATCCCCCGCACTGATCTTGTCTCGCGCCCTGCCTAGCCCGTGCCCGCGCGGAAGGGAAGGGCCGGGGCGCGGGAGGCTCACGCTGCGTCATTCATTATCCACCCTCTGAAAATCCGATCACATCTGGTAAAGTTCCCTTGATCTGAAAGGCCCTGTGCGGATAGATGCGCGGGACGACGACGCATATCAGGGACGAGACATGTTCAATACCATGACCTTTACCAAGGCGGCGGGCGCGTTTCTGGGCGCGTTGCTGTTCTTCCTGCTCACGGCCTGGGCCTCGAGCGCGCTCTATACCGTTGGCGAGAGCCATGACGCTTCCGGCGGCAGCGAGCACGCAATGAAGGACTCGATGTCCGCAGCCCCCGGCGATCTGCTGGCCGCGCCGGAAGAAGGCGATGGCGCCGCGAAGGAAGAAGAGGTCGCACAGGTCGAACTGGGCACCGGTGACGCCGCCAAGGGCGAAAAGATTTTCGGCAAGTGCAAAGCCTGCCACTCGCTCGAAGGCAAGAACGGCGTTGGCCCGCATCTCGATGGCGTGGTCAATCGTGCGGTCGCTTCGGTTGGCGATTATTCCTACTCGGACGCGCTCAAGTCGCATGGCGGCGAGTGGACGCTCGAAGCGCTCAACTCGTGGCTGGAGAACCCGAAAGACTACATCCCGGGCAACAAGATGTCCTTTGCTGGTCTGAAGAAACCCGAAGACCGCAACGACGTGATCGCCTATCTGCAAGAGAATTCGAACTGAGGCAAATCCCTCTCGAATCTTCTCAAGGCCGCCTCTTTGGGCGGCCTTTTGCATTTCCCGTCCTGCTTTACAGATTCGTAACTTGCTCCCTGCGCACTTAGGCTTTTAGCTAGGCGGACGCGAAAACGCTTTGGAGCAGGGAGCAGGTGTGCATGGCAAAAGCGCGAGTGGCGAGTAAAGCGATCGATACGGATTGGACGCAGGTGGCGCCGCGCGCGCTGAGCGGGCTGGTTGCAGCGGGTCTGATCTGGGCGGGACTGGCCTTCGGCGCACATGCACAAGACAGCACGCAAAGCGGCGATACGATCACCTCCTACGGGATCGCGACGCTCGGACATCTGAAATACCCCGCCGACTACACCCATCTCGATTACGTCAATCCGGATGCGCCCAAGGGCGGCGAGATCTCGGAATGGGCGCCGGGCGGGTTCGACAATTACAATCCCTATTCAATTCAGGGCCGCGCCGCCGCGCTGTCGTCGGTGCCGCTGGAATCGTTGATGGAAGGCACCGCCGATACGGTGGGGGAACTGTATTGCCTGCTCTGCAAGAGCCTCGAATATCCGCCGAGCAAGGACTGGGTCGTCTTCACGCTGCGCGACGGGATCAAATTCTCCGACGGCACGCCGCTGACCGCGCAGGATGTGGTCTTCTCCTATGAACAGTTGCGCGACAAAGGACTGAGCTCCTTCCGCGCGGTGATCGCCCAGCAGGTCAAATCGGCCGAGGCGATCGACGACACACACATCCGTTTCGAGTTCCAGCCCGATTACCCGCGCCGCGATATCATCCAGTCGGTGGCATCGCTGCCGATCTTCTCCAAGGCGCAGTTCGAGAAGGAGAACATCGACCTGTCGCAGACCTCGCCGGTGCCCTTCATCGGCTCGGGGCCGTACGTGTTCGACAGCGTCAAAAGCAATCGCGCGATCACGTGGAAGCGGAACCCCGACTACTGGGGCAAGGACCTGCCGATCAACAAGGGGCGCTCGAATTTCGACAAGATCCGCGTCGAGTATTTCGGCGATTACCAGTCGGCCTTCGAGGGGTTCAAATCGGGCACCTATACGTTCCGCAACGAGGCCAGTTCGATCATCTGGGCCACCGCTTACGACTTCCCGGCGATGCAGACGGGCGAGGTCGTGAAGGCGGAGCTGCCCAACGGCAATATCGCCTCGGGGCAGGGCTTTGCGATCAATCTGCGCGAGCCGAAATTCGACGACATCCGCGTGCGCGAGGCGCTGGGGCTCGTCTTCAATTTCGAGTGGTCGAACGAAACGCTGTTCTACGGGCTCTATGACCGGGTCGAGAGCTTCTGGGAAAACTCCAAGCTGCAGGCGCAGGGTAAGCCCTCGGACGCGGAGAAGAAAATCCTCGAACCGCTCGCCAAGGACCTGCCCGACGGAGTCCTGACCGACGATGCGGTGATCCAGCCGGTCTCGGGCAAGCGCCAGCTGGACCGCAAGAATATGCGCAAGGCGGCGAAGCTGCTGGAAGATGCGGGCTGGACCGTCGGCGATGACGGGATGCGCCGCAACGACAAGGGCGAGAAACTGACCGTCGCGATCCTCAATGACAGCCAGACCTTCGACCGTGTCATCAACCCTTATGTGCAGAACCTGCGCGCGCTCGGCATCGACGCCAGAATGGACCGCGTCGACGACAGCGAATATGAGAACCGCCGTCGCAGCCACGACTTCGACATGATCACCACCCATCTGGGGCAGGACGAAATCCCCGGCTCGAACCTGCAGCAGTATTTCGGCTCGGGCTCGACCGATGACGTGTTCAACGCGATGGGGCTGAAGAACCCGGCGATCGACAAGATGATCCGGATGGTCGAAGAGGCGAATACCGAAGAAGAGCTGCTGCCGCGCGTCCATGCGCTGGACCGCAGCCTGCGCGCCCTGCGCTTCTGGGTGCCGCAATGGTTCAAGCCCACCTATACGGTCGCTTACTACGATATGTACGATCACCCGAAAAACTTGCCGCCTTACGCTCTGGGAGAGCTGGATTTCTGGTGGTATGACGCCGACAAGGCCAAGAAACTGAAAGCGAGCGGCGCACTCTGAGCGACCGCCGATAAACGAGCAGAGGGCCGGACATGGGCGCCTATATCCTGCGGCGATTGCTGATGGTGATCCCCACTTTGTTGGGAATCATGATCATCAACTTCACGCTGACGCAATTCGTCCCCGGCGGGCCGATCGAGCAAGTGATCGCCCGCGTGCAGGGCGAGGCGGATTCGATGCGCAATATCTCGGGCGGCGGGGATGCGGGTACGCAGAACCAGGGCGGCGTCGAGGATAGCGGCTATCAGGGCGCGCGCGGCATCTCTCCGGAGCTGCTCAATCAGCTCGAGGTGCAGATGGGCTTCGCGCGGATCGTCTGCGATGATGGCTTCACCGGCACGCCCGATCTGGCGGACCCGGCCTGCCACAAGGAGAAGATCCCCGCCTGGCAGCGCTTCGCGATCATGATGAAGGGCTATCTGACCTTCGATTTCGGCAACAGTTTCTTCCGCAACGAGAGCGTCGTGAACCTCGTGATCGACAAGATGCCGGTTTCGATCACGCTGGGCCTGTGGTCGACGATCCTCGCCTATATCATCTCGATCCCGCTGGGCATCCGCAAAGCGGTGCGCGACGGCACGCCCTTCGACACATGGACCTCCGGCGCGATCATCGTGGGCTACGCGATCCCGGGCTTCCTGTTCGCGGTTATGCTGATGGTGCTGTTCGCCGGCGGCAGCTATTTCAAGATATTCCCGCTACGCGGCCTGACATCGGATAATTTCGACCAGCTGACGATGATCGGCAAGGCGCTCGATTACCTGTGGCACATCGCGCTGCCGGTGACGGCGACGACCATCGCGAGCTTCGCCACCATGACGCTGCTGACGAAGAACTCCTTCCTCGACGAGATCAACAAGCAATACGTGATGACCGCCCGCGCCAAGGGCCTGTCCGAGAAGAAGGTCCTCTACGGTCACGTCTTCCGCAACGCGATGCTGATCGTGATCGCGGGCTTCCCGGCGCAGTTCCTCGGCATCTTCTTCGGCGCCTCGATCATCGTGGAGACGATCTTCTCGCTCGACGGTCTGGGACTGCTGGGCTTCCAGGCGGCGGTGGAGCGCGACTACCCGGTGATCTTCGGCACGCTCTACATGTTCGGGCTGATCTCGCTCGTCGTGAATATCATCTCCGACATGATGTATGTCTTCGTCGACCCGCGGATCGATTTCGAGAAGAGGTCCGGCTGATGGCATTGTCTCCTCTCAACCAACGCCGCTGGCGCAACTTCAAGGCCAATCGCCGTGCCTTCTGGTCCGCGATCATCTTCGCCGTGCTCTTCGTCCTCGCGATGTTCGCGGAGTTCATTGCGAACGACAAACCCATCGTGGTCAGCTACCGCGGCGAGCTGTATTTCCCGATCTACAACTTCTACCCCGAGACCGCCTTCGGCGGCGATTTCCGCACCGAGGCGATCTATCGCGACCCGACCGTGCAATGCCTGATCGAGACCGGCGGCACCGAGGGCTGCTTCGACGCGGACGACCCGAAAGCCTTCGCGAACGAGGCGCTGCAGGCGGGCGAGGTCGATGGCGAGAAGATCGAGAAAGGCTGGCTTCTCTGGCCGCCGATCCCCTACAGCTTCAACACGATCAACGATGTGGGCACCGCGCCCTCGGCCCCCGATGCCGATCACTGGCTGGGCACAGATGACACCGCGCGCGACGTGCTGGCGCGGGTGATCTACGGCTTCCGCACCTCGGTGCTGTTCGCGCTGATCGTGACTGGGATCGGCTCGATCATCGGGATCGCGGCGGGTGCCGTGCAGGGCTATTTCGGCGGCAAGGTGGACCTGTTCTTCCAGCGCATTCTGGAGATCTGGTCCTCCACGCCCGCGCTCTACGTTATCATCATCCTCTTCGCGATCCTGGGCCGAAGTTTCTGGCTTCTGGTGATGGTCTCGATCCTCTTCGGCTGGCCCGCGCTGGTGGGCGTCGTCCGGGCCGAGTTCCTGCGCGCGCGCAATTTCGAGTACGTCCGCGCCGCCCGTGCGCTTGGTGTGTCGGACCGGGTGATCATGTTCCGCCACATCCTGCCCAATGCGATGGTCGCGACGCTGACCATGCTGCCCTTCGTGATCACCGGCGCGATCGGCGCGCTCGCCTCGCTCGATTATCTGGGCTACGGGCTGCCGTCCTCCGCGCCGTCGCTTGGGGAGCTTGCGCTACAGGGCAAGCAGCACCTGCAAGCGCCGTGGTTGGCCTTCTCGGCCTTCTTCACCTTCGCCATCATGCTCTCGCTTCTGGTCTTCGTCTTCGAGGGCATCCGTGACGCGTTCGATCCCAGAAAGGTGTTCCGATGAAACCGGTTCTCGAGGTCGAAAACCTGAAGGTCGCCTTCAGCTCCGAGGGCAAGTTCACCCCGGCCGTGAAAGGCGTGAGCTTCACCGTGAATGCGGGCGAGACCGTGGCACTCGTGGGCGAGTCCGGTTCGGGCAAATCCGTGACCGCGCTGTCGACCGTGGCGCTGGTCGGAGGCAATTCCAAGGTCGAGGGCTCGATCCGCTACGAGGGCCGCGAGATGGTCGGCGCGACCGAGCGCGAGCTGATGCAGGTGCGCGGCAACGATATCAGCTTCATCTTTCAGGAGCCGATGACCTCGCTTAATCCGCTGCACACGCTGGAAAAGCAGATCGGCGAAAGCCTCGCGCTGCATCAGGGCGTGACCGGCGAAGAGGCCAAGAAACGCATCATCGACCTGCTCGACAAGGTCGGCATCCAGAACCCGGCGGACCGGCTGCAGGATTACCCGCACCAGCTCTCGGGCGGACAACGTCAGCGCGTGATGATCGCGATGGCGCTCGCCAATGGGCCCGATCTGCTGATCGCGGACGAACCCACGACCGCGCTCGACGTGACGATTCAGGCGCAGATTCTCGAACTGCTGGCCGATCTGAAGCGCGACATGGGGATGAGCCTTCTGTTCATCAGCCACGACCTCGGCGTGGTGCGGCGTATCGCGGACCGGGTCTGCGTCATGCAGCATGGCGAGATCGTGGAGCAGGGGAAGACCGAAGACATCTTCGCCAACCCCAAGCACCCCTATACGAAGAAGCTGCTGGAGGCCGAACCCACCGGTCGCGCCGAACCGGTGCCCGAGAATGCGCCCGAACTGGTGCGCACCGAGCATCTGAAAATCTGGTTTCCGATCCAGCGCGGTCTGCTGCGCAAGACCATCGGCCATGTGAAGGCGGTCAACGACGCCTCGCTGTCGGTCAGGGCAGGGGAGACGCTGGGCATCGTGGGCGAATCCGGCTCGGGCAAGACCACGCTCGCGCTCGCGATCATGCGGCTCATCGCCTCCGAAGGGCCGATCATCTACGAGAACCAGGACATTTCCAGCTGGCAGGCGAACAAGCTGCGCGCGCTGCGTCGCGACATGCAGATCGTGTTCCAGGACCCGTTCGGCTCGCTCTCGCCGCGCATGACGGTGGAACAGATCATCGGTGAGGGGCTGACCGTCCACGGCGTCGATCCGGGCCGCAACCGCCGCGAGATGGTGGCCGAGATCATGGAGGAGACCGGGCTCGACCCGTCGATGATGGAGCGCTACCCGCATGAATTCTCCGGGGGTCAGCGCCAGCGGATCGCCATCGCCCGTGCGATGATCCTGCGCCCCAAGGTGGTGGTGCTGGACGAGCCGACCTCCGCGCTCGACATGACGGTGCAGGTGCAGATCGTGGACCTGCTGCGCGACCTGCAAAAACGCCACGGGCTCGCGTATCTGTTCATCAGCCACGACCTGCGGGTGGTGCGCGCGCTGAGCCACAAGATCATGGTGATGAAGCGCGGTGACGTGGTCGAGGCGGGCAACGCAGCGGAGGTCTTCGCCAATCCGCAGACCGCCTATACCCGCCAGTTGATGGTGGCCGCCTTGGGGGAGAGTTCGCTGACCCCCGAGATTGCATGAAGATCCTCTTCGTTCACCAGAACTTCCCGGGCCAGTTCGTACATCTGGCACCGGCTCTGGCCGCACGCGGTCATGACGTTCTGGCCCTGACGGTCGAGACGAACCAGCGCCCCTCGCCGGTGAAGGTGGTGAAATACCGCAAGCCCGATCCGGTCGAGATGTCCTCGCGGCTCACACGCCTCTACGCCGAAAGCGCGGCGCGCGGGGCAAAGGTCGCGCTCGCCGCCCGGCAGTTGCGCGACAGGCACGGCTATGTGCCGGATGTAATCTTCGGCCATTCCGGCTGGGGCGAGACGCTGTTCCTTCGCGAGGTCTGGCCCGAGGCGAAGCTCTTGGTCTATGCCGAGCTGATGTATCGTACGACCGGGATGGACACGGATTTCGATGCCGAGTTCCAGAAGCCCGGCCTCGAGACCCGGATCTCCACCACCGCGCGCTCGGCCCATCTGATCCAGTCGATGGTGCAGGCCGATGCGGGGCTTGCCCCGACCGAGTTTCAGGCCGAGACCTTCCCGCCGGAGCTGCGTGCCAAGCTCACCATCTGCCATGACGGGGTGGACTGCGCGCGGCTCGCACCGAACCCGCAGGCGCGCTTCACCGTGCCCGGAACGACGCTCACCTTCCGCCCCGGCGACGAGGTTCTGACCTTCGTGAACCGCTCGCTCGAACCCTATCGCGGCTATCACTCCTTTATGCGCGCGCTGCCCGATGTGCTCGCCGCGCGGCCCGAGGCGCATGTGTTGATCGTGGGCGAGGAGGGGCAAAGCTATGGCGCCCCGCCGAAGGACGCCAAAAGCTGGAAGCAGAAATTCTTGGGCGAGGTGCGCGACCGACTGGACATGAACCGCGTGCATTTTCTGGGCCGCATCCCTTACGGCGATTACGTCGACATGCTCCATGTCAGCCGCACCCATGCCTATCTGACCTATCCCTTCGTGCTCAGCTGGTCGCTGATGGAATCGATGGCCGCCGGCTGCGCCATCGTGGCCTCGGATACCGCGCCGGTGCGCGAGGTGATCACCGACGGGCAGACCGGGCGGCTGGTGGATTTCTTCGATATCCCCGGTTGGTCGAGGGCACTGACCGAAGGGCTGGCGACCCCGCAAAATTCGCCCCGATGCGCGATGCGGCCCGCGCCCATATGTGCGAGCGTTACGACCTGCGCACCCATTGCCTGCCGCGCCTGATCGCCTTCGTCGAGGGCGCGATCGCCACACCCTGATACGCGCCCGTCCGCGAGACGGACTCGACTCCGCGTCCTGCGAGACTTAAAAAGAACAAAGCACGAACGGATGACTCGAACCCTAGGCTCAGCGACATGCTCGACGGGCGCACACGGCGTATTCTCACCCTCTGGTTTCCCCGGCTGGCGAACGACCGGGTTCTCCGCGCGCGGCCCGTTGAGGGGCCCTTCGCGCTGGTCCTGCGCGAGGGCAATACCGACCGGCTGCACTGCCTGAACGCGGCGGCCGAGGGGCAGGGGCTCGCGCGCGGCATGGCGCTGTCCGAGGCCCGCGCCTTCTGCCCTGCGCTGCAGACCGCGCCCGCCGATCCCGCCCGCGAGGCGCAATTCCTCGAAACCCTGCGCCGCTGGGCCACGCGCTATTGCCCGTGGGTGGGGCTGGAGGACGAGGGGTTGGTGCTCGACATCACCGGCTCGGATCACCTCTGGGGCGGGGAGGAGCCGATGATGGCCGAGATGGCCGCCCGGCTGGAGCGCGCACGGATCACCGCGCGGCTGGGCCTCGCCGACACCCGCGGTGCGGCTTGGGCGCTGGCGCGTTTCGCCCCCGGCCGGGCTGCGCCGGGCGCGCGGCTCTCGGCACTGGGCAAGCTGCCGGTGGCCGCGCTGCGCCTGCCGCATGAGACGGTGACGGGGCTGCAGCGGCTGGGCCTGCGCGAGATCGGCGATCTGACCCGCACACCGCGCGCGCCGCTCGTGCGCCGCTTTGGCGCAGGGCTGATGGCACGGCTCGATCAGGCCTTGGGCGATCTGCCCGAACAGGTCTCGCCCGTGGCCGATCCGCCCCATTACGGCACCCGCCTGACCCTGCCCGAACCGATCGGGCAGCAGCCCGATGTGATGGCGGGGATCGAGCGGCTGCTCGACCGGCTCTGCGCCAAACTCAAGGAAAACGAGGTCGGCGCGCGGGTGCTCTGCCTCACCCTGCGCCGCGTCGATCAGGCCAGTCAGGAGGTCGAGCTACGCCTCGCCACCCCGCTCCGCGACCCCACCCGGATCGCGGCCCTCTTCGCGCGCGGCATCGAGGATATCGACGCGGGCTTCGGGATCGACCAGATGCGCCTCGCCGCCACGCAGGTCGAGGCACTGCCCGCCCGCCAGATCGGCGCCATCGCCACCGAGCGGCGCGATAAGCTGGGCGATCTGATCACCCGGATCGGGCTGCGCATCGGGCTGGAAAACGTTCAGCGCTACCTGCCCGCCGACAGCCATATTCCCGAGCGCAGCTTCCTGATCGCGCCCGCCGCCTTCACCGAACCTGAGGGCAACTGGCACCAGCCGCATCCCCGCCCGCTGCGGCTGTTCCCGCCCGAGCCGCTCATGTCCGACGCCCCCGATCCGCCGCGGCGCTTCCGTTGGCGCCGCCAGTCGCTCAGTGCGGAACGCATCGAGGGGCCGGAACGGCTGACCCCGGAATGGTGGTTCGACGATCCGAACTGGCGGCGCGGGATGCGCGACTATTGGCGCGTCGAGACCGGGCAGGGGCTGCGGCTCTGGATGTTCCACACGCCGCAGGATCCCGGCTGGTATGTCGAGGGGGTATTCGCATGACCGCCCCCCTCGCCTTGGCCGAAATATCCCGGGGGGCGCCCGACGGGCGCGGGGGCAGCGCCCCCTCCACGGTCGTGACCACCGCCAGCACCCCCGCCATTCCGCTCGCCTATGCCGAGCTTTGCACCACGTCCAATTTCACCTTTCTCACCGGGGCGTCGCACCCCGAGGAGCTGATGGTGCGCGCCGCCGAGCTGGGACTGGAGGCCATCGCGATCACCGACCGTAACTCGCTCGCAGGCGTGGTCCGGGCCTTCTCGGCGCTCAAGGAGCTCAAGCGCGAGATCGGCGAGGCGCTGCGTATCCGCTCGGAAGTCCAGCGCGACGAAAGCTCCCGCCAGCCCATCGGCTCGCCACAGGATCTGGCCCGACCCACAACCGCGAAACTGCCGAAGCTGATCGTCGGCGCGCGGCTGGTGCTGACCGATTGCCCGGTCGAGTGGGTGGCGCTGCCCACCGACCGCGCGGCCTATCACCGGCTGAGCCAGCTTCTGACCCGCGGCAAGCGCCGGGCGGGGAAGGGGGAGTGTCACCTGACCCGCGCGGACCTGCTGGAGGCTTGCGCGGGGATGATCCTGATCGCGCTGCCGCCTGCCGATCTGGCCCGTGCCTATCGCCCGCTGCAGGAGATGCGGCGGCGCTTTCCGGGGCAGGTCTTCCTTGGCGCGCCGCCGCGCTATGATGGCTCGGACCAGCGCTGGTTCGACGCCTGCGCGGCGCTCGCGCTTCGGGCCTCGACGCCGATGGTCGCGACCGGCGACGTGCTGATGCATCGCGGGTCGCGCCGGCAGCTGGCCGATGTGCTGACCTGCCTGCGCGAGGGCTGCACCATCGATGCGCTTGGCACCCGCGCGCTGCCCAATGCGGAACGCCGCCTGAAAGGGGCCGAGGACATGGCGCGGCTCTACCGTCGCCACCCCGCAGCCCTGCGCCGAAGCTGCGAGATCGCGGCCCGTTGCGGCTTCGATCTCGACGAACTCAGCTACGAATATCCCGACGAGGTGGCGCAGGGAGAGCCCGCGCAGGACCGGCTCGACCGGCTCGCCCGCGAGGGGCTGGCCCGGCGTTCTCCGGGCGGGATTTCGGAGCGTCACGCAGACCTGCTGGAGAAGGAACTGCGCCTTGTCTCCGAGCTGGGCTTCGCCGCCTATTTCCTCACCGTTCATGACATCGTGAGCTTCGCCCGCAGCCGTGGCATCCTGTGTCAGGGGCGCGGCTCGGCGGCCAATTCGATCATCTGCTGGGCGCTTG
Proteins encoded in this region:
- a CDS encoding extracellular solute-binding protein: MAKARVASKAIDTDWTQVAPRALSGLVAAGLIWAGLAFGAHAQDSTQSGDTITSYGIATLGHLKYPADYTHLDYVNPDAPKGGEISEWAPGGFDNYNPYSIQGRAAALSSVPLESLMEGTADTVGELYCLLCKSLEYPPSKDWVVFTLRDGIKFSDGTPLTAQDVVFSYEQLRDKGLSSFRAVIAQQVKSAEAIDDTHIRFEFQPDYPRRDIIQSVASLPIFSKAQFEKENIDLSQTSPVPFIGSGPYVFDSVKSNRAITWKRNPDYWGKDLPINKGRSNFDKIRVEYFGDYQSAFEGFKSGTYTFRNEASSIIWATAYDFPAMQTGEVVKAELPNGNIASGQGFAINLREPKFDDIRVREALGLVFNFEWSNETLFYGLYDRVESFWENSKLQAQGKPSDAEKKILEPLAKDLPDGVLTDDAVIQPVSGKRQLDRKNMRKAAKLLEDAGWTVGDDGMRRNDKGEKLTVAILNDSQTFDRVINPYVQNLRALGIDARMDRVDDSEYENRRRSHDFDMITTHLGQDEIPGSNLQQYFGSGSTDDVFNAMGLKNPAIDKMIRMVEEANTEEELLPRVHALDRSLRALRFWVPQWFKPTYTVAYYDMYDHPKNLPPYALGELDFWWYDADKAKKLKASGAL
- a CDS encoding c-type cytochrome translates to MFNTMTFTKAAGAFLGALLFFLLTAWASSALYTVGESHDASGGSEHAMKDSMSAAPGDLLAAPEEGDGAAKEEEVAQVELGTGDAAKGEKIFGKCKACHSLEGKNGVGPHLDGVVNRAVASVGDYSYSDALKSHGGEWTLEALNSWLENPKDYIPGNKMSFAGLKKPEDRNDVIAYLQENSN
- the nudC gene encoding NAD(+) diphosphatase; protein product: MPPDSLAETQQPISQPARLSQGRALDPRGLAFAEAPGAHERAAHLRGDAERLAELRAGEAARVIALWRGRPLFGPEGLHLLRAGEAALEAMPGPEIFLGCHGGLALFSRDVSAFEPDGEQPDGAAFFDASEQRHPDLPDDIVFAELRGRMGFLSPVEAEIAATARGLVEWHRTHRFCSTCGAESEPEQAGWHRRCPVCERHHFPRTDPVVIMLITHGNQLLLGRGPHWPETMYSCLAGFMEPGETVEAAVRREVFEESGVEVGEVSLVASQPWPFPASLMLGCRGVATTTEITIDPVEIADARWISRERLLQVVAGRDPEISAPRQGAIAGWLMREWLADRLE
- a CDS encoding ABC transporter permease, translating into MALSPLNQRRWRNFKANRRAFWSAIIFAVLFVLAMFAEFIANDKPIVVSYRGELYFPIYNFYPETAFGGDFRTEAIYRDPTVQCLIETGGTEGCFDADDPKAFANEALQAGEVDGEKIEKGWLLWPPIPYSFNTINDVGTAPSAPDADHWLGTDDTARDVLARVIYGFRTSVLFALIVTGIGSIIGIAAGAVQGYFGGKVDLFFQRILEIWSSTPALYVIIILFAILGRSFWLLVMVSILFGWPALVGVVRAEFLRARNFEYVRAARALGVSDRVIMFRHILPNAMVATLTMLPFVITGAIGALASLDYLGYGLPSSAPSLGELALQGKQHLQAPWLAFSAFFTFAIMLSLLVFVFEGIRDAFDPRKVFR
- a CDS encoding prephenate dehydratase; amino-acid sequence: MSRQGQSPKTGRIAFQGELGAYSHQACRDARPDLEPVPCRTFEDVIAAVKKGDADLAMLPVENSTYGRVADIHRLLPESGLHILDEAFVRVHISLMALPGVEIEELEKVRAHLVLLPQAASFLARYGIRGEAAADSAGAAAELVQTQTRSVGVLASDMAAETYGLNILARHIEDHAHNTTRFLIMGTEPDTRPRGEKMMTTFVFRVRNIPAALYKAMGGFATNGVNMTKLESYMVGGHFTATQFYADVEGHPDDPALARALEELDYFTSYLEILGVYPAAPERDG
- a CDS encoding SRPBCC family protein yields the protein MKLSTRTDISAPAGFVFERLADFGSFERVAMRRGITLKRLDTLSEPGAGMSWDIGFRFRGKQRQMITDVKHFEVPELIIYEGVSNSFEAVMDFDLTDLSKTRTRLLVGLDLRPRSLGARLMIQSAKLGKGNLERRFKERIDQFAQDIERQHEKTA
- a CDS encoding microcin C ABC transporter permease YejB — encoded protein: MGAYILRRLLMVIPTLLGIMIINFTLTQFVPGGPIEQVIARVQGEADSMRNISGGGDAGTQNQGGVEDSGYQGARGISPELLNQLEVQMGFARIVCDDGFTGTPDLADPACHKEKIPAWQRFAIMMKGYLTFDFGNSFFRNESVVNLVIDKMPVSITLGLWSTILAYIISIPLGIRKAVRDGTPFDTWTSGAIIVGYAIPGFLFAVMLMVLFAGGSYFKIFPLRGLTSDNFDQLTMIGKALDYLWHIALPVTATTIASFATMTLLTKNSFLDEINKQYVMTARAKGLSEKKVLYGHVFRNAMLIVIAGFPAQFLGIFFGASIIVETIFSLDGLGLLGFQAAVERDYPVIFGTLYMFGLISLVVNIISDMMYVFVDPRIDFEKRSG